The sequence TGCCATCCGGCGCTCCGAGGTGCGGGCTGCCCTGCGCGCTGATGGTGGGCCTGGGGTGCCGTCCCCCTTTGCGAGTCGAGTCCAGAAGCGCGTGGCATACGGGCTCATTGCTGCGGGGGCCACGGCGACGTTCTTCCTGCTGGGACACCTTGTGGGCGGAGGACTGACGCTCCCGAGGCTCCCAGGAGCTAGCTGGTCGGTTGACCTGCTGCTCTGGGCTCTTCCTTGCGTGGTGGCGGGCGTGGTGTGCGGCATCCTGTTCGATGCTTTCAGCGCGGGCTCGGCGCGGCTGGCCAGGGCCTTTGGGCGCCACGTCCTGGTGCGGAACCTCGCGGTTGCCCTCGTGTTGTCGTGTGCGGGCGCGGCGATTCCGTGCGTGCTGTTTTCGGGCGAGACCGACTTGTTCGGTGTCGTGGAGGGCTGGCAGGAGTTCGGCCTGGCGACGCTGCTCGCGATGGTGGTGTGCCGCCTCGCGCTTGCCCCGCTGTGCATTGCGTGCGGCTGGGAGGGAGGCCAATTCTTCCCACTTATCTTTGCGGGTGTGGTGGCAGGATATGCGGTGGCGATGCTGACCGGTGCCGATCCTACGTTCTGCGCGGCTTGTTCCTCCGCGGCCCTGCTCGGAACCATCATGCGCCGCCCGCTCCTCGCCGTGGCCACGATGCTACTCGTGATGCCGCTGCCGATGGCCGTGCCCATGGTGCTCGCGGGCTGGGTCGGCGCCGTCGTCCCGCTGCCCAAGGCTCTGGGCGCCGCTCCTGCCAAGCGGCTCGCGGTGGGGCGGCGAGGGGCGGAGCCGAGGGGATAGGCGCAACGCGAGATAGCATCTGATACGTCATTGAGGTGTTGCGGCGTTTGACCGCCCTCTTGTTGGATCACCATCAACTGCGGGCTTTTTTATCGCAGCAGGCTATAAAAACAAGGCCAGGGCGCACGGAATAGCGCGCCCTGGCCTTCAAGTTGGGCAGGCTACTTTGACGCTAGTTCTTTACCAAGCAGATAGGGCATCGTGTTGCAGTTCATGCCCAGGTTATGACCACAAATTGCGAAGTTGTAGCAATTGCCGTATGAGTCCCCTGCCATTATGCCAATGTTGTACAGGCCTTCGATGGGAGTGTCGTCTTCTTCACAGACCTGCATGCTCTCGTTGGTACGTAGACCGCCGGTTACGCATAGGAAGTTGGCCGGTCCCATCGTTAGCTTGCAGGCGAAGAACGGCCCCTCCTTGATTGGGGCGAGCATGCTCGCATCCTTATGGAAGTCTTCGTCGTAACCCTTATCGCACAACTCGTTGTATCGCTCAATAGATATCTTGGCCTGTTCGACATCGATGCCTTCAAGCTGGGCAAGCAAATCGTCGATTGTGTCGGCGCTTACAAATGTTCCGTCTTCGACGCTGGCTTTCCAGCTTTCGAGATAATCCTCGCTGCTCGTAGGGTTCTTTCCCTCGTCCTCAACGATAGTGGTGCCAAATGTTTCCCACTGAGGGAACCATGATGCGTAAGCGGTATCCCAGATGCCATACCGGGTCATATTGGGCTGCATCATCATGGCGTATGTGCCATAAGAGAAGATGACGTCTTCGTTTGAGTAACGTTCGCCCTTTTCATTAAGCAGTAATCCGGAGAAATCTGCGATGGACTGACGATAGGGCATGGGCCCCACGGCATCGATCATGGGTGCGTTTGGCTGACACTTTTGCCATGCTGCACCCACCCACAGGCCCATCTTTTGTCCGTCACCGGGCCCTAGGCCGCCGAACGTGAATTGGGCATTGTAATCGACCTCGTTGTACTGAAGGAGGGGGGCAACCCAACCACAGTATTTTGCCATCATATCCTGGTTCGCACTAAAATCCCCAGTTGCCATCACGATAGCTTTGCGACCGACATACTTAACGTAGTTTCCATCTGGATCTTTTGCTATGACAGCAGAGACGCGCCCCTTA is a genomic window of Coriobacteriia bacterium containing:
- a CDS encoding chloride channel protein — its product is MFAVLAVLLGVPIGVVAWLFMLVMQLTMHLVWGVVPQLLGIATPGAEASGATAVTEPLLPFWFILAVTIVGAVLLAANERRNERRGGIKIVPIMQAIMQVKKGRRYDWRKTGDYALTALLPLTFGAAVGPEAGLTNVIAAAATRVGDTTKALAVTCRACVAEGRAIRRSEVRAALRADGGPGVPSPFASRVQKRVAYGLIAAGATATFFLLGHLVGGGLTLPRLPGASWSVDLLLWALPCVVAGVVCGILFDAFSAGSARLARAFGRHVLVRNLAVALVLSCAGAAIPCVLFSGETDLFGVVEGWQEFGLATLLAMVVCRLALAPLCIACGWEGGQFFPLIFAGVVAGYAVAMLTGADPTFCAACSSAALLGTIMRRPLLAVATMLLVMPLPMAVPMVLAGWVGAVVPLPKALGAAPAKRLAVGRRGAEPRG
- a CDS encoding FAD-binding protein — encoded protein: MERTMDRRAFLRNTAVASAAGVLAVGTSRNTRVAEADENTTINSSLVNNGIWDFEIAPDPVSDEEITKTYEADIIVIGAGVAGLTCAAAATEDGADVILFAASSQPVSRGGSNHGIGTKVQERLGIQDYDREHVVGMIKRELARNGYLVDQKAWWKWVNNSATTMNWLIDLMEAQGYTTTLEIGYEDTDGTFTAKPGSHNWVKAVDGSESGAFIGESYVIKMYEQKILDQGGTIHYSTVAQQLVREDNNKGRVSAVIAKDPDGNYVKYVGRKAIVMATGDFSANQDMMAKYCGWVAPLLQYNEVDYNAQFTFGGLGPGDGQKMGLWVGAAWQKCQPNAPMIDAVGPMPYRQSIADFSGLLLNEKGERYSNEDVIFSYGTYAMMMQPNMTRYGIWDTAYASWFPQWETFGTTIVEDEGKNPTSSEDYLESWKASVEDGTFVSADTIDDLLAQLEGIDVEQAKISIERYNELCDKGYDEDFHKDASMLAPIKEGPFFACKLTMGPANFLCVTGGLRTNESMQVCEEDDTPIEGLYNIGIMAGDSYGNCYNFAICGHNLGMNCNTMPYLLGKELASK